The Epilithonimonas zeae genome contains the following window.
TTCCCCAAGAGATAGTACACTCCTCTATCAATCTTACCATTAAATAACTTAGAATAATTGACAATAAGTATCTCGTCTTTCTCTTTTAGTTTTGAAGGTATTTTATTAAGCATAGAATTTAGTAATTCAATACAATAAAAATAATCGCCTTGGTCAAAATAAGATCTCGATATATACAAAATCAAATGTCCGTAAGTACTACCAGCTGTATTTTCATCTGTAAATCTATAGCACACATCTCTAGCTTTTTCAAAGTCTTTAAGTAAACAATGAAGAGACGACAGAGAATCAATAATAGGAAGTTTTAATAAAGGAATAACATCCAATTCATATAGTTCTTCATTAAGCCTAATGACCCCATCCAAAGATACAGACCTATCTTCTTTATATGCTTTTCTAAATGTTCTTATATAAGCAAGTTTATTCCAAATGTTTATTTTTGAATTATTGTTAAAATTTTCTTCTTGAATAGATATTAATGCATGATAGGATTTATTGATATCTAATACTTTTTTTAGAAGACCTAAAGTTTGCGTATTTGAAGAATCCGAATAATAAATTTCTTTTGTAATATTAATTAGGTTTTCATCAATATTATTATTCTCTCTTTTATTTATCAAGTGATTTAGCACAGATAATTTTTCCTTTGAAATATTTGCCTTTCTTCTTTGTATATCTTCTTCAGAATAAAGAGACAAAGAATTACGTTTACCGATGTCATCAAATTGCCTTAATAATTCTTCTCTACTCCAATTTTGGTATCTGGATTTATACTTTTGTCTGTTTTCAGCCTTATAAGATTTAAATCGCTCAAACATCTGTTTTTTTGGCTCGATAGAATTAAATTCAATTATTCTATTTATTTTTTCAAGACTAATCAAAAAATAATCAACAGTGCTATCCTTTCGATTTTTCAATTCATTAGCTCTTAAAATATATCGTAAAGATTCT
Protein-coding sequences here:
- a CDS encoding tetratricopeptide repeat protein — encoded protein: MNKNFNRRKFLEISSLCFAGTVIPVNFLFSSNRNSKVFSHSIYDSLREAKISIRKKEYSKAEEIYSNCIAENSNYLSAYDGLQNLYSITKKSDEDIIALYMTGLKKNPKNPYFYERIGKWYMRLEIGNKKQARLYQQKYGFKSLLEESLRYILRANELKNRKDSTVDYFLISLEKINRIIEFNSIEPKKQMFERFKSYKAENRQKYKSRYQNWSREELLRQFDDIGKRNSLSLYSEEDIQRRKANISKEKLSVLNHLINKRENNNIDENLINITKEIYYSDSSNTQTLGLLKKVLDINKSYHALISIQEENFNNNSKINIWNKLAYIRTFRKAYKEDRSVSLDGVIRLNEELYELDVIPLLKLPIIDSLSSLHCLLKDFEKARDVCYRFTDENTAGSTYGHLILYISRSYFDQGDYFYCIELLNSMLNKIPSKLKEKDEILIVNYSKLFNGKIDRGVYYLLGKSYEAINDNKGLDNVVKLLSRLDPKDSFVRKRMKI